Proteins encoded by one window of Grus americana isolate bGruAme1 chromosome 7, bGruAme1.mat, whole genome shotgun sequence:
- the LOC129208749 gene encoding heparan sulfate glucosamine 3-O-sulfotransferase 1-like: protein MAFLLVSAYLLLTHAQGAPVENGALLETLKSQVGLFSNKSEHYSAQVRPPGTSRQIPQTIIIGVRKGGTRALLEMLDIHPNIVVAATEVHFFDWDENYVKGIDWYRSLMPFSYGNQITIEKTPGYFTSPQAPERIHDMNSSIKLLLILRDPTERVISDYTQVYYNRVESHKPVQLFEDIVIKNGALNTKYKAIQRSLYDVHMEKWLKHFSLDQIHIVDGNTLIKDPLPELQKVERFLNLPSRIVSSNFYFNQTKGFYCIRSDGRERCLHESKGRPHPLVNNTVLEQLYSYFREHNAKFYRMVNHSFDWH from the coding sequence ATGGCCTTCCTACTAGTGTCAGCTTATCTTCTGCTGACTCATGCTCAGGGTGCTCCTGTTGAGAATGGGGCACTGTTGGAAACACTGAAGTCACAAGTAGGATTATTCAGCAATAAAAGTGAACACTATTCAGCACAGGTGAGACCTCCTGGCACAAGCCGGCAAATACCTCAGACAATAATCATAGGAGTTCGTAAAGGAGGGACAAGGGCTTTGCTGGAAATGTTGGATATTCATCCTAATATTGTGGTTGCAGCTACAGAAGTCCACTTCTTTGACTGGGATGAAAATTATGTGAAAGGAATAGACTGGTATAGAAGTCTGATGCCATTTTCTTATGGAAATCAAATTACAATTGAGAAAACACCAGGCTATTTTACATCACCACAGGCTCCAGAAAGAATTCATGACATGAATAGCTCCATTAAACTGCTGCTCATTCTAAGAGATCCCACTGAGAGAGTTATATCTGATTATACCCAAGTATATTACAACAGAGTAGAAAGCCACAAGCCTGTTCAGCTTTTTGAAGATATTGTTATTAAGAATGGAGCACTTAATACCAAATACAAAGCTATTCAGAGAAGTCTATATGATGTTCATATGGAAAAGTGGCTTAAGCATTTCAGTCTGGATCAGATTCACATCGTGGATGGCAATACTCTAATCAAGGACCCTCTTCCTGAACTACAAAAAGTTGAAAGATTTCTAAATCTTCCTTCCCGAATTGTgtcttctaatttttattttaaccaaaCCAAGGGATTCTACTGCATTAGAAGTGATGGAAGGGAGAGATGTTTACATGAATCCAAAGGGCGTCCCCATCCTCTTGTTAACAACACTGTTTTAGAGCAACTGTATTCTTACTTCAGAGAGCACAATGCAAAGTTTTACAGAATGGTTAATCATTCCTTTGACTGGCATTAA